The Methanothermobacter sp. CaT2 DNA window AGGGAAAATCCGTCACACTTCATGATGTTCTCGCAGGTAACGCTTCAATTGAGGACGCGGTTTATGAGGGTCCCAATGGCGTGAGGGTGGTACCTGCTGGCATATCCCTTGAGGGGCTCAGAAACGTTAAACTTGACCGCCTTGAGGATGCACTCGCATACCTCATAGAGGATACTGATATACTCCTTATAGATGCTCCTGCAGGTCTTGAGAAGGACGCTGTTGCCGCACTTGCAGCTGCAGATGAACTTCTTCTTGTCACAACACCCGAAGTGCCATCAATAAGTGACGCCCTCAAAACAAAGATCGTCGCAAGTAAACTTGGCATCAACATAATAGGTGTTGTCATAAACCGTGAGCAGTACGATAAAACCTTCCTGAGTGTTGAGGAGGTTGAGACAATACTTGAAGTTCCTGTTATCGCGGTGATACCTGATGATCCCGAGGTGAGCAGGGCAGCAGCCTTTGGTGAACCCATAGTCATTAAGAATCCAAAGTCACCTGCAAGCAATTCCCTGATGAAACTTGCAGCGGACCTCATCGGTGAGGAATACCAGCCAATAGAACCAGACAAGCAGGGTGTTATCGCCAAACTCATAAGCGGTTTGATGGGGCGAAGGTGATCACCCCGGTGATTTATTTTGATGAGTGTTGTCAGTGTTGGAACCTGCAACATGGATTTTATTTTTCGGGTGCCCAGATTCGTTGAACCGGACTCTGAGATGAACATAGAAGATTTAAATGTCGTTCCAGGGGGTTCTGCGTTCAACTTTGCCGTCTGGATCTCCCACCTTGGATTTAAGGCTGGTGTTGTGTCGTCGGTGGGCAGGGATGTTTACGGGGATATGATCACATCCCTTCTGGAATCGAAGGGCGTCGATACATCCCGCATATCAAGGCAGGCTGAAACAACTGGTATGGCCTTCATATCAGTGGATGGGACTGGCAGGAGGTCCATTTATTCCTACATGGGTGCAAACGCCACTCTTGAAATTGGTGAGGCAGAATCAGAATATATAATGGCTGCAGATGCAGTTCATCTCAGCGGCTGCTACATTGAGGTTGCCAGCGCGGTTTCAGGTATCAGGAACGTCTCCTTCAGCCCCGGCACACTCCTGGCATCATATGGCATTGAAAGGCTTTCAGGTGTTCTTGAGAGAACCAGCATAATATTCCTTAATGATGATGAACTTGAGATGCTAACCGGCTCCGGGAGGTCAGGGATTGAAAGACTTCTGGAGGCCGGGGTCGGGAACGTTGTTGTGACCCATGGACCCAGAGGGGCATCCTTCTTTTCAGAGGACCACTCAGAGGCCCTGGAAATTGAGGCTGAGGATGCGCTGGATACCACCGGGGCAGGGGACGCCTTTGCAGCGGGTTTCATGTCAATGTGGCTTAGAGGTTCAGAGCCAGGTGAGTGCCTGAGAAACGGTCACAGGGTGGCACGCAGGGTGATTTCAAGGATTGGCGCATTTTAGATTGGGCTGATTTTAAGGAGATCCCCTATGTTTCCATCAGAAACCCGCCTTATGTCACTGCGGCTGAAACCCTCCATCTTCATTCTCTGAACTGTTCTTGGAACTGAAAGGGGATCAGATGGCGCTGAGCTCATGTCACTGTTAAGTACAAACCTTTCTGTTCCATATTCACGCAGAATTTCAACGGCTTCCTCTGGCGTAAGCTTTTCAGGTTGCACAGTCAGTCCCAGCATGCACTCGGTTTCTACAAGCTCCGGGAGAACCTCCATGTTAACATGTTCCACCACCACCATGGACTCATCGATTGTACCATCGATCACATCCATTATCTGGGGGGTAATATCGGCCTTTCCTCTCCGCGGGGTGTGGACAATCACAGGGTAACCAAGTTCCTCAGCCACTTTTAGCTGAGATTTAAAGACATCCTTTTCAATTTCCGAACCAGAGTCAAGACCCACCTCACCAACAGCAACCACAGACGGATTTTTGAGGAGATCTGGGAGTTTTTCAATCACCCTTTCAGGGTCACGGGGTATTGCCCGGGGGTGTATTCCAAGGGCGATATAGAGTTTTAACCCATTGCGGGCGGCCCTCTCAGGGTCCACTGTTACCAGTCTCCTGAAATGCGCCATGACAACATCCGATGATGTCATCTCCAGAGGGTCATGGGCACAGGTAATGGCCCCCTCTATACCACTCACAGCCATAAGTTCAAAATCTTCAAAGGGTCTCGTATCCGCATGTATATGGCTATCTATCAGTTCAAAACCTCCTTTAAACCACTGCAACTGTAAATTGCTCAATAAAATATTTAAAATCTGATGAATATAAAGACATAAGGAGGCTGTTTGATGTACGAAGAGAGGCTCACTGACGTATACGAATATCTCTATGAGGATCTTCAGTTCATCCTCAAATCCAGCATAAGGTTCAGGATAATGGTTTCGCTTCTCAGGTCACCAAAAACCTTTGATGAGATTAAAGGGGAGGTTAAGGTGAGCCTTCCAGCACTTTACAGTAACATAAGATTACTTCTTGAGGAGGAGTCCATCACCAGGAGGGGGGACTCTTACAGCCTCACCTCAGAGGCAACCCTCAAAACCCTCTCAGCACTGAAATTAATGAACTCTGTGAGGGTTATAAATGGATTTGATGAAATCTGGCTGAATCATGATATCAGCGGGATTCCTGAATACCTAATTGAGGATATTGACTGGCTCATAAATTCTGAACTCATCAGGTCAGCGCCTGAGGATATATACAGGCCCCACAACACCTACAGAAAACTTATAGAGGATTCTGAGGAAGTTTATGGCGTATCCCCCATCTCTCACAGGGACCTGGTTGATATCTATGAGGGGCTCCTGGAAAGGGGGGTTCATGTTGAACTTGTCCTTACAGATGGCGTGATACGGGAGATGGTTTTAAATGCAAGTTTCGGGCTCCTCAGGACTGCAATTAAGAACAGAAACCTTAAGGTTCTCCGATTTCAGGGCTCATTGAAGATTGCGTTCACGGTGACCGATAAGTTCCTCTCACTGGGTCTTTTTGATAGCAGAGGATTTTATGACCAGAACAGGGATATCATGAGTACTGACAGTAGAGCCATTGAGTGGGGCTTCCGGCTCTATGAACATTACAGGGAGAGATCTGAAAAGCTTGGCATCAGAAACCTGACTGGAATAATGTTATCAATGTAGGGGGCAGAGGATGGAACTTAACAGTGATTTTAACCTACTTTCAGGGTTTTCGGATGACATTCATGATTTGCTTGCTGAGATCAGATTTATAGCAGGATCCCGGGTGCGATCAGGTGTAATACTCAATCTTATGGACGGAGAAAAAAGGGTTTCTGAGATCAGGGACATCATAAGGACCTCAAATTCAGCCACCACACATGCACTCATGGAGCTGGAGGAAAGGAGGCTGGTGGAGAGGTCCTCAGATACATGCAGACTAACTTCAAAGGGAAAGCTTATGGGAATCACCCTATCAAAATTTATGAACTCAATGGATGCTGTGAGGCTTCACAGGGAATTCTGGAACAAACATTCAATTGGATCAATTCCAGCGCGGTTCCTCATGGACATAAACGTCTTCAGGGACGCCTACATTGTTGAGGCAACACCAGATGACCTCCAGAGACCATATACCACCTACCTTGAGATGCTGGATAACGCCACACACCTCAGGGCAATGCTTTCATGCTGCCTTCCCAGGCACACAGAATCAATAGCAGGGTTCGTTGAAACTGGTGGAAGAGTGGAGCTCATACTGACACCTGATACATATCATGTTTTTCTTGGGGAGTCTGGTTTAATGAACCTCCATGAACTCATGGATTCAGATTTACTGAAAATTGGGGTTCTCCCTGAGAACCAGGAGATCTCATACCTGATATCTGACACATTTTTCTCAATGAGCCTCTTTAAAAGGGATGGCTTTGATTCATCAAAAACGGAAATCCTGTTGGGTCATGGGGATGAGATTCTCCAGTGGGGGAACAGTCTGTTTGATTACCACTGGAGCCTCTCATCGGTACTGGACAGTGAATCTCTGGGCAGCGTCAGGGAGACCCCGCTTCCTCTGGAGGAGTAGTTTCAGGATTTTATAAATTCCTCTAACTTTGAATCCAGTTCCTCAATCTTCAACCTTATCTGACTGCAGTCATCCCTGCTCCTGAGGGTCACTGTTCCATCCTCAAGGGTTTCATGGTCCACTGTAACCGCAAATGGAACCCCTATTTCATCTGAACGGGCATACCTTCTCCCTATGGTCCCTGAGGAGTCAAATTCAGCTATGAACCCTGATTTTCTGAGCTTTCTTTTTATTTCAAGGGCAACCTCAACCATTTCTTTCTTGTTTACAAGGGGGAACACGCTGACCTCCACCGGCGCAACATGGGGTGGGAGTCGGAAGTAGGTCCTGTCATCTTCATCCACAAGGGAATGGAGGAGAAGGGTGTAGATTATTCTGTCTATACCGAACGATGGCTCTATGACATGTGGATAGACCTTTTCTCCTGTCACAACTTCCTCCACATCCTCAAAGGTGACATCATCTGGCAGTATTTCGAATTCACCGTCAAGGATGAATTTGCCCTCATTCCTGAGTGCTTTTTCCACTTCATCAGCTTCAATTTCACTGAGTGCCTGGGCTATCCTTGCAGCGTCCTTGCGGAACCTTGGACCGAGTCTGCCCATGTCAGGTTTAACAGCGCGCCTTTTAATTTTCTTTGGTTTTTCGTATTCTATGAAAACCCTTAGGTCCTCGCCGCTGTACTGGCTGTGGGATTTTAGATCATAGTCTGTCCTGTCGGCTATCCCTATAATCTCTATCCAGCCATAGGAATCTGTGAATGCCTCAACGTCCCAGCAGTCAATTGCATAGTGGGCCATTTCAGAGGGAAGGTGCTGCCTGAACCTCAGGGCATCCTCGGGTATTCCTATATCTGTGAGGAACCTCTTTGCAAGGCAGAGGTGGTATGTCAGTATTTCACTTGATACAATGCCCTTTTCAACCGCTTCAGCAGCGGTCATCTCAGAGGGCTCTGAACCATCAAGCTGGTCATCTGCAGAATATAATCTGAGTTTATCCCCTTTAACAGTATCAAAATCAGGGTGTGACTTGTCTTCAGGGTTGACGAATATCTCTGCCTCTGCCTGTGTGAACTCACGGAGCCTTATAACACCCTGTCTGGGTGATATCTCATTGCGGTATGATTTGCCCAGCTGAACAACGCCGAATGGCAGGCGGTTTCTGAAGAACCTCAGAAGCCTCTTGAAGGGTATGAATATCCCCTGGGCAGTTTCAGGTCTGAGGTACCCTGTTTTTTTTCCTTTAGCCCCTATCAGGGTCTGGAACATGAGGTTGTAGCTCCATACATGGGTGAGGTGTCCACCACACCTCGGGCACCTTATAGCCTCATCTGATATGATCTCTGTAAGCTCCTGGTTTTCGAGGCCCTCAACATCCCTTCCTGTTGCATCCTCGATTATGTGGTCGGCCCTGTAGACATCCATGCACTCCTTGCACTGGGTCATTGGGTCATTGAAGTGGTCAACGTGTCCTGATGCCTTGAGGGCCTCCTCTGGCATTATGGTGGGGGACTCTATTTCATAGAAGCCCTCCCTGACCACATAGAATTCACGCCACCTGTTCATTATCTTGTTCTTGAGTGTTGCTCCAAGTGGTCCGTAATCCACGAAACCTGCCACACCTGAGTAGATTTCAAATGAAGACCACAGGAAACCTCTCTTCCTTGCAACGGTCATTGTCTTTTCATGATTCAACATGATCACTCCTTTTCATCAGATCCTTGAGGTTCTTATTTCATAATCATCCTTTATCCTGCTTGTCTGGGGCCTTGTCTGGCCGATGTATTTGCTGTCACGTGATGGGTGACCATATGGTTTCTCTGCAGGACTTGTCATTGTCTCGAAGACTATCTGGCAGACCCTCTGGCCAGGGTAGAGGGCCACCGGCATCTTACCTATATTGGATATCTCAAGGGTTATCCTTCCATGGAAGCCAGGGTCCACGTATCCTGCAGTTACATGCATGGTTATGCCGAGCCTCCCGATGGATGACCGGCCCTCAACCCTTGCAACAAGGTTGTCTGGCAGCCCTATGTATTCATAGGTTGTTGCAAGGGCAAATTCACCTGGATGTATTATGAATGGACCCTCCTCGACATGAAAGGTCTCCATGTAGGACTCTATATCTGCGGGGTCCTTGGGGTCTATGCAGGGTTTTCTTATAACCCTGAATCCCCGGAATTCATCGCCTATTCTGAGGTCAACTGAGGATGGCTGTATCTGCCTTTCAGGGTCATCAAGGGGGTCTATGGTTATCAGTCCCTCCTCAAGGTACCTCTTTATGTCACGGTCGCTGAGTATTGCCATTAAAACATCTCCTCTTCATTTTAGGGGTATTTTTCCTTCACCTTGCTCTCGCCAAAGCATCTCCTCTTTATTCTCAGGATCATTCTTGTTCCTTCACTTTGATTTCCCCTGGCTTTTCAACGGCGTCAGGGATGCCGCTGCTGTTACCCACGCCTATTATGAGAATTGAATCTGCATCTGACCTGGATATTATATCCTCTATCCTTGAGCGGGCGACGCTGCAGGCGTCAAGTATTTCCCTCGTCATATGGGACATTGCCTCCTCGGGGGACATCTTTATTATGATGGCGTGGGTTCTGTGTTCAAGTATCATGTTCTCCATGAACCACTTTTCAACCCCAGGGCCACCTATGGCCACCCCAACCCCCTCAGCCACTGTACCTGTTTTTTCACCCTCCAGTTTGGCGGCAGCATCCACCATTATCACCTCATGGAACTCATCCTCACCGAGGATCTCTTCAAGGGCCTTCACCACCATTCCAAGCCTTGAACCAGGCCCATAAGGCTTCAGAATACCAATATCCTTATCCATGAATCTTTTCCTTACATAGACCATTTCATGCAGGTGTTTTTTACTGTCCTCTTCATCTATGAGCATCCCTGCTGTGAGGGGACCGGCACCGTCACCCAGGGGTAGGGATGATGAGATTGCACTGCAGCCATCCAGGTATGCCCTGGCGGTCCTCATGATCAGCTCAAGGTTCATCTGAAGGGCAACCAGGATCTGAAGGTTTCCTGTCTTCCTTGACAGTTCAAGGTTATGCCTCAGAAATTTGAGGATGCCCCGGATACCTGCGGTCACCTTTATACACATTATTATGTTAGCCTTTTTTTTGCCGTCTGCATCCGGGGAAATCTCTTCAACCATCTCCCTGATACGGAGGTCTCCCATCTCCAGGAGCCTCCTGAATTTATCTGCAAGTCCTGATGGATCAATATCAGAGGGGGGTACTATGAAGAACTCCAGGTAGTCATCAAGGAGACCCTCATCTGTGATGCCGCTGAGGTCCATTATTATCTTTCTGGCCTTCTTCTCCATATCATCCAGTTCCCTGATTGCCCCCTCAACCGCAGAGAACATCCTCATCCTGATTATAACAGGCAGGAAAATGATGAGTACGATGAAGATAATGATACCCACCATATCAAGTAAACCGAAAAACAGACCAAGACCTCCTGAACCTTATTCTTTAATCCTGTTTTTTATTCTCCGGAGGACACCCTTAAGTGTATGGGCCTCCCTTGCTGTTATGAAGGCCCTCCCGGTCACATTCCTGAACACTCTCGAGGCAACCCTCTCCTTGTGTGGTGGAATGTCAATCAATGAGAGTATCTCGTCCATCTCATCCACGAGAAGTTTTTTTTCAACTCCTGAGGCCTCCTCAAGTCCTTCGCAATCAAAATCTCTTTTTTTGAATATCTCATAAAATATTATTGCGGCGGCGTGGGTTATATTCATTATGGGGTATTCACTATCTGTGGGGATACTCACCACCATGTCGCATAGGCCGAGTTCCCTGTTTGAGAGCCCGTCCCCCTCACGCCCAAAGAGGATGAAGGTCCTTGAGGAGGGGTTGATGGATGAGGCGAGCCGGGATGGTCTCAGGGGTATTCTGTCAACGTTGTAGCTCCCTCCAGGCACACCTGTTGTCCCAACAAGAAAGTCAGGTTCAAGTTTTTCCATCATCTCATCAAGGGTCTGGTAGATGATGGCATCCTCAACAAGGTCCCTGGCATGCATTGCCTGGTAATAGGCCTCATCCTCAAGGCTGCAGGGGTTTATTAGGATTAGATTTTGAAGGCCGAAGTTTTTCATGGCCCTCGCAAGGAAACCCACATTTCCAGGGGTTTCAGGTTCCACAAAGACGACTCCAATGTTTCTGGAGAGGAGCTCGTAAACTTCCATATCCAGCCCCCTCAATCGTCAGAATAGGCCATGTCAAGGAGTTCAAGGATGTTCATAACCTTCACGTCCCCAAGACCCTCTTTCTCAAGGGAATCCTTGATATGGAGCTGGCAGAAGGGGCATATTGTTATCACGGCGTCAACATTGAGTTTGCGTATCATCTCAGCCTTCTTCCTTCCCAGGCTTTCGGCTATCTCAGGTTTACCGGATTTCACACCCCCACCTGATCCACAGCACTGCCCCTGTTTTTCCATTTCAACAAATTCAAGGCCGGGGATGCTGTTAAGTATCTTCCTTGGTTCCAGTTTAACGCCCTGGCCCCTCAAAAGGTGGCAGGGGTCATGGTAGGTCACCCTCATGTTGACCGGCTTCATTTTAATGTCGTCAATCCGATCCGCCAGGAATTCGCTGATGTCAAGTACGTTCAGTTTAACGCCATAACGGGGATAGTCCTTCTTGAGGGTGGCTCCGCAGCCAGCACAGACTGTTATTATGGTATCATACCCCTCGAGGGCCCTCCTGTTTCTCTCAACAAGATCCTCAACAATATCGAGCTGTCCTGTCCTTATCATGGGTGATCCACAGCACACCTGACCATCAGGGACGTCAACCTCGAAGCCGTGTTCTCTCAGCACCCTCAGAAGTGCCATTCCAACCTCAGGCATCCTGTAGTCGACCAGGCAGCCTGTGAAGAACCCTATCCTTGAGCCTGGGTTCTGCCCCACTGATTCAATGAAACCCTTTCCTATACGGTCAACGGATCTACCTGTCTCTGAAATGAGTTTTTTGATCTTTCTGTGGGCATCGAGGGGTCCTGCGCCCTCTCTGCATGCCATGGCCCTCAGTTTTTCAATTGCATCCCCTGGTACATTGAGTTCCTTGGGGCATACCTCGGCACATTTACCGCAGGTGGTACAGCAGTAAAGTCCTTCCTCCACACCCCCAGCGGCTCTTTCGGCCTCATCACGGGGATCGAAGGCAAATTTTGATATGTACCTCATGAAGTAGGGTCCCGCATACTCTGTGCTCTCCTTTATAACAGGGCATGAACTTATACAGGAGAAACACTCTATGCATCCCCTCAGTTTCTTGGTGTCCTGGTAGTCCTCTGGTTTGATCCTCTGGATGCCCCTGGCTTCTGACTGGAGGTAGAGGCCCATGGCCCTCACCTTATCCTCTATTTCGCTCCTGTCAACCATAAGGTCCTTTATAACCGGGAGGTCCACCGGCTCAATAACGGCACCATCCTCCACCTCGGCCCTGCATGCCAGGACAACCTCCCCGTTCATCTTAACAGCACATGAACCGCACTGCCCTGCCCTGCATGAGCTTCTGAAGGCAATATTGGCATTATACATTTTATTTATAAGCTGAAGGGCATCAAGAACCTTCATTTTTTCCTTTGAAGGTATATCATAACTTTCAAGATGTGGTTTCTCATCTACACCGGGTTCAAACCTTAAAACCTTAACATTTATCATTTTTATCTCCGCACCGAATCATGTGAAGAAATTATTTAGAATTAACTGAATCCTAATTGTTCATGGTCCATATTAAGGTTTGTGATTCCAACTGATAAATTTTTTATAAAATGTTAATAGATGTATTCTGAGTACGGTTGCTATGTGTACTGACAGGATGTATCGCCTTGCAGGTCATCCACAGCAGAGTACTTAAATTATTACTCCGAGGTGATTTCATGGAACTGGATGATATCCTTGACGCCGGAAGGGGCGATAGATTATTCTTACTTGGCAACGAGGCAGCGGTGAGGGCTGCGATAGAGTCGGGGGTTGGTGTAGCAAGCACCTACCCCGGGACACCGTCATCAGAGATAGGAAATGTCCTATCAAAGATTGCGAAGAGGGCAGGGATCTACTTTGAGTTTTCGATAAATGAGAAGGTGGCACTTGAAGTCGCAGCAGCAGCCGCTGCATCGGGGGTCCGTTCATTCACATTTATGAAGCATGTGGGGCTGAATGTTGCATCAGACTCATTCATGAGTGTCGCATACACCGGTGTGAGGGCAGGGATGGTTGTCCTATCAGCAGATGACCCCTCGATGTTCTCATCACAGAATGAACAGGATAACAGGCACTATGCACGCCTCGCATGGGTTCCACTCCTCGAACCCTCAAATCCACAGGAGATCCTTGAATACATGAATCATGCCTTTGAACTCTCTGAGGAATACAGGATACCGGTACTTTTAAGGACCACAACCAGGGTCTCACACATGAGGGGAGTTGTGGAGGCTGGCGAGAGAAGGGCTGAACCAGTGAAGGGGTTTTTCAGGAAGAATCCAGAGCAGTTTGTACCTGTACCTGCAACCGCAAGGGTGATGCGCAGGGAACTTGTTGAGAAGATGAAGAAACTTAAGAGGGTTGCAGACACCTCAGAACTGAACAGGGTACTCAATGAGGACTCTGAATCTGATCTGGGAATAATTGCATCTGGAGGGGCTTTCAACTATGTATACGATGCACTCCAGACGCTTGGACTTGATGTCCCGGTCCTGAAACTGGGATTCACCTACCCCTTCCCTGCGGGACTTGTAGCCGACTTTCTCTCTGGACTTGAAAGGGTGCTTGTTGTTGAGGAGGTGGACCCTGTAATGGAGAAGGAGGTCCTTGCAGTCGCAACATCAGAGGGCCTTGATGTTGGGGTCCATGGAAAACTGGACGGCACACTCCCTGAGATATATGAGTACAGTGAGGACATAGTTAGAAGGGCCATTTCAGGACTCACAGGAATCAAAAGCCATGAAAAGGGAATAGAAGCGCCTGGGTTACCTGAAAGACCCCCTGCACTCTGCCCCGGATGTCCCCACAGGGCCATGTACTATTCGGTGAGGAGGGCCGCCTCTGAACTCGGTATTGAGGGGGAGGATCTCATATTCCCCACCGATATCGGGTGCTACACCCTTGGGATAGAGCCCCCCTACTCTGCAGCAGATTACCTCCTCAGCATGGGGTCCAGTGTGGGCACCGCCTGCGGGTTTTCGGCTGCAACATCCCAGAGGATAGTTTCATTCATAGGGGATTCAACCTTTTTCCATGCAGGTATACCGCCACTCATAAATGCTGTCCACAACAGGCAGAGGTTTGTCCTGGTTATACTGGATAACAGGACAACTGCAATGACCGGCGGACAGCCACACCCGGGGCTCCCGGTTGATGGGATGGAGGAGGAGGCCCCTGCCATACCCATAGAGGATATCGCCAGGGCCTGCGGTGTTGAATTTGTGGAGACCGTTAACCCCATGAACATAAGGAGATCCTCTGAGACCATCAGGAGGGCCCTTCAGC harbors:
- the dcd gene encoding dCTP deaminase; amino-acid sequence: MAILSDRDIKRYLEEGLITIDPLDDPERQIQPSSVDLRIGDEFRGFRVIRKPCIDPKDPADIESYMETFHVEEGPFIIHPGEFALATTYEYIGLPDNLVARVEGRSSIGRLGITMHVTAGYVDPGFHGRITLEISNIGKMPVALYPGQRVCQIVFETMTSPAEKPYGHPSRDSKYIGQTRPQTSRIKDDYEIRTSRI
- a CDS encoding winged helix-turn-helix domain-containing protein, with protein sequence MDGEKRVSEIRDIIRTSNSATTHALMELEERRLVERSSDTCRLTSKGKLMGITLSKFMNSMDAVRLHREFWNKHSIGSIPARFLMDINVFRDAYIVEATPDDLQRPYTTYLEMLDNATHLRAMLSCCLPRHTESIAGFVETGGRVELILTPDTYHVFLGESGLMNLHELMDSDLLKIGVLPENQEISYLISDTFFSMSLFKRDGFDSSKTEILLGHGDEILQWGNSLFDYHWSLSSVLDSESLGSVRETPLPLEE
- a CDS encoding septum site-determining protein MinD, encoding MTRVITVASGKGGVGKTTITANLGVALSTYGERVVVLDADIAMANLELILGMEGKSVTLHDVLAGNASIEDAVYEGPNGVRVVPAGISLEGLRNVKLDRLEDALAYLIEDTDILLIDAPAGLEKDAVAALAAADELLLVTTPEVPSISDALKTKIVASKLGINIIGVVINREQYDKTFLSVEEVETILEVPVIAVIPDDPEVSRAAAFGEPIVIKNPKSPASNSLMKLAADLIGEEYQPIEPDKQGVIAKLISGLMGRR
- a CDS encoding DUF1512 family protein, encoding MVGIIIFIVLIIFLPVIIRMRMFSAVEGAIRELDDMEKKARKIIMDLSGITDEGLLDDYLEFFIVPPSDIDPSGLADKFRRLLEMGDLRIREMVEEISPDADGKKKANIIMCIKVTAGIRGILKFLRHNLELSRKTGNLQILVALQMNLELIMRTARAYLDGCSAISSSLPLGDGAGPLTAGMLIDEEDSKKHLHEMVYVRKRFMDKDIGILKPYGPGSRLGMVVKALEEILGEDEFHEVIMVDAAAKLEGEKTGTVAEGVGVAIGGPGVEKWFMENMILEHRTHAIIIKMSPEEAMSHMTREILDACSVARSRIEDIISRSDADSILIIGVGNSSGIPDAVEKPGEIKVKEQE
- a CDS encoding carbohydrate kinase family protein translates to MSVVSVGTCNMDFIFRVPRFVEPDSEMNIEDLNVVPGGSAFNFAVWISHLGFKAGVVSSVGRDVYGDMITSLLESKGVDTSRISRQAETTGMAFISVDGTGRRSIYSYMGANATLEIGEAESEYIMAADAVHLSGCYIEVASAVSGIRNVSFSPGTLLASYGIERLSGVLERTSIIFLNDDELEMLTGSGRSGIERLLEAGVGNVVVTHGPRGASFFSEDHSEALEIEAEDALDTTGAGDAFAAGFMSMWLRGSEPGECLRNGHRVARRVISRIGAF
- a CDS encoding TatD family hydrolase, translating into MSNLQLQWFKGGFELIDSHIHADTRPFEDFELMAVSGIEGAITCAHDPLEMTSSDVVMAHFRRLVTVDPERAARNGLKLYIALGIHPRAIPRDPERVIEKLPDLLKNPSVVAVGEVGLDSGSEIEKDVFKSQLKVAEELGYPVIVHTPRRGKADITPQIMDVIDGTIDESMVVVEHVNMEVLPELVETECMLGLTVQPEKLTPEEAVEILREYGTERFVLNSDMSSAPSDPLSVPRTVQRMKMEGFSRSDIRRVSDGNIGDLLKISPI
- a CDS encoding winged helix-turn-helix domain-containing protein; protein product: MYEERLTDVYEYLYEDLQFILKSSIRFRIMVSLLRSPKTFDEIKGEVKVSLPALYSNIRLLLEEESITRRGDSYSLTSEATLKTLSALKLMNSVRVINGFDEIWLNHDISGIPEYLIEDIDWLINSELIRSAPEDIYRPHNTYRKLIEDSEEVYGVSPISHRDLVDIYEGLLERGVHVELVLTDGVIREMVLNASFGLLRTAIKNRNLKVLRFQGSLKIAFTVTDKFLSLGLFDSRGFYDQNRDIMSTDSRAIEWGFRLYEHYRERSEKLGIRNLTGIMLSM
- the glyS gene encoding glycine--tRNA ligase gives rise to the protein MNHEKTMTVARKRGFLWSSFEIYSGVAGFVDYGPLGATLKNKIMNRWREFYVVREGFYEIESPTIMPEEALKASGHVDHFNDPMTQCKECMDVYRADHIIEDATGRDVEGLENQELTEIISDEAIRCPRCGGHLTHVWSYNLMFQTLIGAKGKKTGYLRPETAQGIFIPFKRLLRFFRNRLPFGVVQLGKSYRNEISPRQGVIRLREFTQAEAEIFVNPEDKSHPDFDTVKGDKLRLYSADDQLDGSEPSEMTAAEAVEKGIVSSEILTYHLCLAKRFLTDIGIPEDALRFRQHLPSEMAHYAIDCWDVEAFTDSYGWIEIIGIADRTDYDLKSHSQYSGEDLRVFIEYEKPKKIKRRAVKPDMGRLGPRFRKDAARIAQALSEIEADEVEKALRNEGKFILDGEFEILPDDVTFEDVEEVVTGEKVYPHVIEPSFGIDRIIYTLLLHSLVDEDDRTYFRLPPHVAPVEVSVFPLVNKKEMVEVALEIKRKLRKSGFIAEFDSSGTIGRRYARSDEIGVPFAVTVDHETLEDGTVTLRSRDDCSQIRLKIEELDSKLEEFIKS
- the tfrB gene encoding fumarate reductase (CoM/CoB) subunit TfrB; translated protein: MINVKVLRFEPGVDEKPHLESYDIPSKEKMKVLDALQLINKMYNANIAFRSSCRAGQCGSCAVKMNGEVVLACRAEVEDGAVIEPVDLPVIKDLMVDRSEIEDKVRAMGLYLQSEARGIQRIKPEDYQDTKKLRGCIECFSCISSCPVIKESTEYAGPYFMRYISKFAFDPRDEAERAAGGVEEGLYCCTTCGKCAEVCPKELNVPGDAIEKLRAMACREGAGPLDAHRKIKKLISETGRSVDRIGKGFIESVGQNPGSRIGFFTGCLVDYRMPEVGMALLRVLREHGFEVDVPDGQVCCGSPMIRTGQLDIVEDLVERNRRALEGYDTIITVCAGCGATLKKDYPRYGVKLNVLDISEFLADRIDDIKMKPVNMRVTYHDPCHLLRGQGVKLEPRKILNSIPGLEFVEMEKQGQCCGSGGGVKSGKPEIAESLGRKKAEMIRKLNVDAVITICPFCQLHIKDSLEKEGLGDVKVMNILELLDMAYSDD
- a CDS encoding TrmJ/YjtD family RNA methyltransferase; the protein is MEVYELLSRNIGVVFVEPETPGNVGFLARAMKNFGLQNLILINPCSLEDEAYYQAMHARDLVEDAIIYQTLDEMMEKLEPDFLVGTTGVPGGSYNVDRIPLRPSRLASSINPSSRTFILFGREGDGLSNRELGLCDMVVSIPTDSEYPIMNITHAAAIIFYEIFKKRDFDCEGLEEASGVEKKLLVDEMDEILSLIDIPPHKERVASRVFRNVTGRAFITAREAHTLKGVLRRIKNRIKE